A stretch of DNA from Thiomicrospira sp. XS5:
TTGTCTTCAATAACCGCCGTCAAACGCCCGTTAATCAACATTTCAAGCAATCTTTCCAGAGGTTTTTCGCCGGTAATGGCCAGAACATTTTCTGGATTTTGGTTAATGTAATCCATCACCGTCGGGTCGACATAATCGTACCCTTTGATAATGCCGATCATCTTCGCCTGTTTGAGCGAGTCGGTTCCGGTGTAGCGCCAGGATGCGTCTTTGTGACTGAAAAAGGTGCTATTGCTTTTCCCCAGCGGAAAATCGGGAAACACGAAATCCGGTGCTTCTTCTCGGAAGCAGGCCATAGTGCCGTCCAGTTTGCCTTCTCTGACCAACTGCAAACCGCGAGAATAAGAGACTTCGACAAACTCTACCTGGTGCCCTCTTTCCTTCATGGTTTCCACCAGCAAATCGCCTAAATAGCCAACCTTGCCTTGGTTTTGACTGGGAATACAGTCGTAAGGGCACCATTCATCCGTCGCGATGCGAAGGGTATCCGAAAACGCATAAGTGGGAACAAGTGCCATCAGGCAGGTCATTATCAAGCCGAAGCTAAAAGGGGTTGAGGGGCGTTTGGCTCGCGCACGCATGGTGATACTCCAAATAAAAGTAAGGTTTTTCCATTATAGGGTTTCCACCCAAATACTTCCATAAGAGTTATTTCGAATGAAATGCATAATTCATTGACCGAATAAAATGGTGTTAGAGGCGAGAAACAGGTCAGAAATAAATAACGCGGGGGAGAAATGAAAAAACCACCAGGCCTGGTGGTTTTTCGGAGGCCCATTACGAACGAGCCCATAATGTTTGCCGTGTTTTAGGCGGTTTGGAAATCAGTCCAAAAAGCTTTTCAAACGCTCGGCACGGCTTGGGTGGCGCAGTTTGCGCAGGGCTTTGGCTTCGATTTGACGGATACGCTCACGCGTCACGTCAAACTGCTTGCCCACCTCTTCCAAGGTATGGTCAGTATTCATGCCCAACCCGAAACGCATACGCAGCACTTTGGCTTCGCGCGGCGTCAAGGTGCTGAGCATTTCGCGAACGGTTTCGCCCATGCCTTCCAAGTCGGCGGAATCCTGCGGAGACAGAATATTGGAATCTTCGATAAAGTCGCCCAATGAGGAATCTTCATCGTCACCGACCGGGGTTTCCATGGAAATTGGCTCTTTGGCGATTTTCATCACTTTGCGAACCTTGTCTTCCGGCATTTCCATTTCTTCAGCCAGTTCTTCCGGCGTCGGTTCACGACCCATTTTTTGCAACAACTGACGTTGGATACGGTTCAGCTTGTTGATGGTTTCGATCATGTGTACCGGAATACGGATGGTACGCGCCTGGTCGGCAATCGAACGCGTGATCGCCTGACGAATCCACCAGGTCGCGTAAGTGGAGAACTTGTAACCACGACGGTATTCGAATTTTTCCACCGCTTTCATCAAACCGATGTTGCCTTCCTGAATCAAATCCAGGAATTGCAGGCCACGGTTGGTGTATTTTTTGGCGATGGAAATAACCAGACGCAGGTTGGCTTCGATCATTTCACGCTTAGCCACTCGCGCCTGACTTTCCGCTTTGCTCAAATCTTTATAAATGGATTTGAACTCGCTAATCGGCATTTTTTCCGATTTTTCGATCATCGCCAAACGCTTTTGTGCACGCTTCACTTCAGAACGCACCGCTTCCAACGCATCAGCTTTGTCCGGGTGCGCTTCTTTCAAACGGTCGATCAATTCGTAATCGGTTTCGGAACCGACAAATTCTTTCAAAAAGCTTTTACGCGGCACGCCTGCTTGACGCATAGCGGCGTTGACCACATTACGCTCTTGCTCACGAATGCCGGCAATTTTCATTTTGATGGTTTTGATGGTGCGGTTCACAAACACAGGAGACAGTTTCACCGACGCCAACAATTCCACAACTTTGGCGCGCTGCTTCACCGCTTTCGGATCGGAATAGCCTTTTTCGGCTTCGATTTTCAGCGTTTGCGTGTTCAACTTCTCCAGGTTTTTCAAGAACTCGTCGAGTTCTTCCTGATTGATCCCGTCTTCTTTTGGCTCCGTGGAGTCATTGTCCGGTGACAATTCTTCAATCGGAATATCCACCAGGTCTGACGGACGCACAAAGCCTTGAATCAAATCGGCGGTTTTGCCTTCCCCTTCTTCAATACGAGAAAACGACTTCAATAAGTCGCTGGCGACCATAGGGTATTTCGCCATGGCTTCCAGCATGTCGCGAATGCCGTATTCGATACGCTTGGCAATCTCAACCTCGCCTTGACGGGTCAACAATTCAACGGAGCCCATTTCGCGCATGTACATACGCACCGGATCGGTGGTACGGCCGAACTCGGCATCCACTTCCGCCAACGCTAAAATGGCCGCTTCCGCTGCGGCGTCATCAAAGGTTTCGCCTTCTTTGGTCAACAACTCGTCGGCATCCGGTGCCGATTCAAATAATTGAATCCCAAAGTCCCTTAGAATCGTTAGAACTTGTCCAAGCTGATCTTCCTCGATATCATCCGGCAGAACATCGTTCACGTCGGAAAACGTCAAGTAACCCAGGTCCTTGGCTCTTTCAATCAAGTCGATTAACTGCTGCTTTCTTTCTACTCTTGTCATCTTTGCCTCAATTTAGATTCTAAGGAAGGAACCGAACCCTCCAAAAAATAGAACAGAATATTATACTAGATTTTCAATAAGATTTTGAAATTTCATCAAAATCAAACCGGGAAACAGACTGAATGAAGCCGCGCGAATCTCAATCGTTTTTGCCCATTAACTTTTCCGTTAGGGCCTTTTTTTCGCGTTCTTTCTGCAGTTCGGTTCCAATTCTCAGCACAATGGCTTTAAATTCATTTTCAATAAAGGTATCGTCGTTTTGGACCTCGATACCATTCACCTGCTTCAGCACCCGCTCACGTGGGGCCTCACCCAACCAAGCCGTGACGGCTTCCGGCACATAATTATTCGCTTGCAATACCTGTACCAACTGGGCTAAAAAGCGGTATTCGGCATTATCGGAGCGCTTTAAATCCGCAATCAAAGGCTCGGAAAACACGCCGCCCCACGACGGCCTGGCCAGTAACAAGCGAATCAGTTTCAGCACCACACTGGTGGCTTTCAAGCTCACCGGTTTTTCGGGTTGTTTCGGCGGTTTCTTCGCCGTGGACGACACCCGAATCCCCATGACTTGCCCCAGGCGCCACACCGGCATTTCCACATAATCCGATAGGATTTTGGTCAATAAATCCGGCATCGCATCCGGTGCCGACACAATATACGGCTTGGCCAAAGCAATTAATTGCTGCTGCCCTTCCGCGCTCGACAGCGGCAATCCGAGCCGCCCGATCAAGCCTTTAAACAGGAAATCGGACAAGGTCATGGATTGCTTGACCCGTGCCTTAAAGCCGTCCACCCCTTCTTGACGAACGGTGGAATCCGGGTCTTCGCCCTGATCCAAAAACAAAAATCGCACCGATCGGGTGCCGACCATATTCGGCAAGGCCAGTTCCAGCGCTTTCCAAGCGGCTTTTTTACCCGCTTCGTCGCCGTCGAAACAGAACACCACTTCGTTCACTTGACGGAACAGAATATCCAAATGCTCCGCCGTGATTGCCGTGCCTAACGTGGCGACGGCATTACGAATGCCAAACTGCGCCAGCGCCACCACGTCCATATAGCCTTCGACCACCAAAATATGATCGGGGTTTTCGCGCGATTGGCGCATTTCATACAGGCCATAAAGCGTGTATGTCTTATGAAATATGGGCGTTTCCGGCGAATTCAAGTACTTAGGTTGGTCTTCCGGCGTCAAAACCCGTCCGCCAAAGGCCACAACGCGCCCCCGGCCGTCACGAATTGGAAACATAATGCGATGCCGAAAACGATCGTAAGTTTTTCCGTCGTCTTTCTGCACCAACATGCCGGTTTCCACCAGCTGTTTTTTCAATGTATTGTCGGCTTTCAAACCGGACACCAAACTGTCCCAGCCGGGCGGCGCAAACCCAATGACGAACGTCTTGGCGATATCGGACGTCAGGCCACGTTGTTTAAGGTATTGCTTAGCCTCTTCGGAAGCGGGATGGTTTTTCAGTTGCTGACGGTAAAATTTGGTGACCGAATGCATGACATCGTATAAATCACGCGTGGCCTGCTGCTGTTTGGCTTCTTTTGGTGAGAGTTTTTCGCGCGGCACTTCCATGCCATTCATCGCGGCCAGCGTTTCCACCGCTTCAACAAACGTCAAACCGTCGTACTCGGTCAGAAACTTAATGGCATCGCCGCTGGCACCGCAACCAAAGCAGTGATAGAACTGCTTGTGCGGGTTCACATTAAAGGACGGTGTTTTTTCATCATGGAACGGGCAACAGGCCTTGTAGGTACTCCCGGCTTTTTTCAGTGGCACCCGCTGGTTAATGACCTGAACGATGTCGGACCGGGCCAGCAAATCTTCGATAAAAGAACGCGGGATACTGCCCTTAGGCGATTTTCCAACCACTTAACATCGCTCCTTCATTTGATCTGAACACAGCTTATCCACAGAAAAATACACACCCCTTAAACGCAAAAAACCCGCCGGTGCATACACCTGCGGGTTTATACGATTGTAACCAATTTTTGAATTAAAAGCGCTTAGCCGAGCTTAGACTTAATCAATTTGCTCACTTCGGCCATATCGGCGCGGCCTTGCATTTTCGGCTTCAACAGCCCCATGACTTTGCCCATGTCCTGCATGGAGCTGGCAGACACTTCCGCAATCGCTTCATCAATCATTTGGGCGATTTCCGCTTCCGTCAAAGCTTGCGGCAGAAAGTCTTGGATGACAGTCATCTCAAAGGCTTCTTGTTCGGCCAACTCCGGTCGATCCGCATCCACATATTGTTGGTGCGAATCCCGTCTTTGCTTCAACATTTTATCCAAAATCGGCAATACGTCGGCATCGTCTTCAAGCGTGGTTTGCTTGTCCACTTCAACTTGTTTGATGGCCGCCAACATGGAACGGATCACCGCCAGGCGCTCTTTTTCTTTCGCCTTCATGGCTTCCTTCATGGCGGAAGTCAGTGTCGCTTTTAATTCTGACATCAATTCAATCCTGAAACCGATGCTTAGTACATACGAGTCGTACGACGGTTCTCACGCGACAAGCGCTTAGCTAGACGCTTAACCGCAGCGGCTTTCATGCGCTTTCTAGCCCAAGTAGGCTTTTCATAGAATTCACGCTTACGAGACTCGGTCAATACACCGGCTTTTTCGCAAGCACGTTTGAAACGACGTAGGGCTACGTCAAATGGTTCGGTATCTCTTACTTTTACGCTTGGCATAATCTACTCTTTACTTTTAAATTCGTTTAACGATTTTCAATAGGGAAAACCAGGAAAACGCGAATTATAAAATTAACCTTCTAATTTTGCAAACAAAACTTCGGACATTTCCGGTGTTTTTGTTAAAATTCCGAGTCTTTCAAACAACAAACGCGACATTGGCCAGGAGTTCAAGGAATATCCTCAACCAGCATCGCTCAATAAAACCCATTCACAACCAGCAATGATTATGCAGACAACCAACACCGACACGCCGTCTTTGACACTGGGCATTGAAACCTCCTGCGACGAAACGGGCATCGCTCTCTACCATTCGGAAAAAGGCTTGTTGGCGCATTCCTTATACAGCCAAGTGAAGCTGCATGCCGAATACGGCGGCGTGGTGCCGGAACTCGCCTCGCGCGACCATGTCCGTAAAATCATTCCGCTGGTTCGTGAAACGCTCGATAAAGCTCAAACCCAGCCATCGGACATCACCGGCATTGCTTACACTCGCGGCCCCGGCCTCATGGGCGCGTTGCTCTCCGGTGCGGCGGTGGCACGCAGTTTGGCCTTTGCCTGGCAGCTTCCCGCCGTTGGCGTCCACCATATGGAAGGCCATTTACTCGCCCCCATGCTGGAAGACACCCAACCCGAATTTCCATTTATTTGTTTATTGGTGTCCGGCGGTCACAGCATGATTATCCGTGTGGACGGCATTGGTCGTTACCGCTTACTGGGCGACACACTCGACGACGCCGCCGGTGAAGCCTTCGACAAAACCGCCAAAATGCTCGGCCTGGGCTACCCGGGCGGCCCGGAAGTTTCGAAGCGCGCCTTGCAAGGGATTTCGGATCGATACAAATTTCCACGCCCGATGGTGGACCGCCCCGGTCTCGACATGAGTTTCAGCGGTTTGAAAACCTATACACTCAATACCTGGCTGAAAGCGAAAGACGAAAACGACGCCACCGAACAAACGCAAGCCGACATTTGCCGCGCCTTCGAAATGGCGGTGGCCGATACCTTGCGCATCAAATGCAAGCGCGCTTTGGAACAGGAAGGGTTGAACCGTTTGGTCGTGTCGGGCGGCGTCAGCGCCAACCGGGAAATTCGCGAACAACTGACGGCGTTGATGGACAAACGCCGCGGCGAAGTCTTCTTCCCCCGTTTAGAGTTCTGCACCGACAACGGCGCCATGATTGCTTATGCCGGGTCGAAACGTTTGGCAGCCGGGCAATCCGACGATTTGAATTTCGCCTGCCAACCGCGCTGGGATTTGGAATCCCTCCCCCCCATCGACCGCTTATCCGACTGAGTCAAACACCGATCTGGAGCCCCAATCAAACGCCGACACTCAATCCGATTTCGGCGTCTTTTTAATCAAGTCTTCTTCGCCTTTCAATAGGCGTTGGATATTACTGCGGTGACGCCAGAACAGAATCAACGTCATCAAGGTCGTCACGCCCACCCAGCTCATTTCCGCATCGGATAGAAAATAGATATACATCGGCGCCAGCGCCGTGGCGATCAGAGCCGACAAGGACGAAACCTTCAACACCTTGGCAACGAATAACCAGGTTCCCGCCACGGCAATTCCGATCGGGAGGGACAAACCAAACATCACGCCTAACATGGTGGCCACGCCTTTTCCACCTCGGAAACCGAAAAAGACCGGATACAAATGTCCGATGAAACTTGCGAAACCGATTAGGATCACCAGCGACGGCGGCCAGCCGGCATAGTTGGCCAACGCCACCGGCACAAAGCCTTTCAGAATATCGCCCAACAGCGTCACCGCGGCCGGCTTGGAACCATACAAGCGTTTGACATTGGTCGCCCCCGGATTGCCGGAACCGTCTTGGCGTGGGTCCCCCAACCCCATCAATCGGCAAACGATAATCGCCGAGGAAATCGAACCCAGACCATAAGCCGCCAAAAGCGCCAACCATTGCATACCTGTAAAATCCACTCTGAAGAATCCTTTTTGTTAGATCGAAACCCTATCGACATGTCGTCCGTGATTTGGAAGCGCTATTTTAACGAAATATGCGATAATTTCGAACAGAATTCATTCATCGCTCCCCAAACGCGATGGATAAAAGCCTAGATTACGAGTGGATTTTATGACACAAGACACCATCTTTATACAGGGGTTGAAAACCCAAGCCGTCATTGGCGTGTACGACTGGGAAAAACAGTTCAAGCAGCCTTTGATTTTCGATTTGGCGCTCGCCACCGACCTGCGTGTCGCAGCGCAATCCGACCAGTTGGCGGACACCGTCAATTACAAAGCCATCAGCGATGAAATCATCGAACTGGTCGCTGCCAGCCGGTTTGAATTGATTGAATCGCTGGCCGAAGCCGTTTGCCAGCATATTTTCGACCATCATGCCGGCGTGTCGGCCATCGAACTGACGCTGCACAAACCCAATGCCGTCATCGAGACCGATTCCGTCGGACTGAAAATCCACCGTCAACGCTGACCGACAAACACGCACCCCCAAACAAAAAACGCCCAGGCCTGGGCGTTTTGTCAATTCGATTGCGGCCGAAAAATCAGCCTTGCCCCATCAAGGCCTTCTGTTCCTGGGCCGCCTGGCGAATCATCGGCACTGCCTGTTCCATATACAACGACGCTTGATGCACGGTAATCTTGTTCAAATCGTGGTAATCCTGTTGAAATTGTTGCCCGTTCTGGCGCGACAGGTTACGAATCACCTTATGGAACAGACGCTCGCCGTCCGCCAAACGCACCATTGTCACCAATTGCTCCGGAGTGACTTCCGTCGCCAACTTTTGTAATACACGGTCATCCATCGACACCAACTTACTCGCCAGCGCACGGTAAGCGTTTAATTTTTTATTCAAGCCGTCCATATCGGCCGAGGCCTGACCGCCAAGACGTTCGCCAACCAATTTGTGTAATAATTCCAGCGACTCCAGCGGCAACTCGAAAAACACCGGTCCCATTTCCAGTATGTATTGACCGTCGTGATCACGTTTGGCGGTAATATCCATGCGTCTTCCTAAACCTTCCTAAATGTATTGCGTATTCTGATCAAAAAACTCGATTTTGCCCTGACATTCCAACTCGAACATCTTTTCGACCACCCGTTTAATGGCGGCTTTGGCTTCATCGTTATTCGGCGGGGCCGGGTTCGCCATATCCGCTTTCAATTGCTTGGCGAGAATCCCACCGACATTGCGCAACACCACCTCGTTCAATGTTTCGTCCTGAGCCACCAGCATCAATTTCAATAAATCCTGGTTATCCACGCCGCGAACCAACAGCTGCACACCGGCGTCGTCCAGCTCCCGAATACGGCAACCCAGTTTAATGTAACTTGTCAGGGTCGAGTGGGTTTGGCCGTGCTCCAGCGCCACCAAATGTTCCAAGGTGATGTTCAGCAGTTCCACCGAAAAACGGTCCAGCCGAATCGACGCATAACCGATATGCACCAACCACTCGTTTTCATGGACTTTTTTAATCCCTAACTTCATCTCTGTTTAAGCCTCATGCGCAATGAATTCTGACTGAATAATGACTAAGCAAAAAGACTGCCAAATCCCAATCCAATCTCAACGGATACTATACTATAATAGTCGAAATTTAAAATATCGAATGGCCTCGCATGAAACCGACACACCAGCTCCCAACCCCGCCACCCGAGAACCAAACACGCAGCGATGCCCTGGCCCAGAAAATCCGCCAAGCATTGAAACGCCACGGCTCTCTGTCATTCGCCCACTTCATGCAGATGGCGCTGTACACGCCAGGCCTGGGCTATTATTCCAGTGGGCTGCCGAAAATCGGCGCGCAAGGTGACTTCATTACCGCACCGGAAATTTCGCCGATTTTTTCACGCTGCCTGGCCCGCCAAGCGGCGCAGGTTTTGGCGTCATTGGAACAACCGAACGTCATCGAGTTTGGTGCCGGGAAAGGCACCATGGCCAAGGATATCCTGCTGGAACTGGACGCCTTGCAACAACCGGTCGAGCACTATTTCATCGTCGAACTCAGCGCCGATTTGCGCGCCCGGCAAGAAGACACCCTGAAAACCTTGCCGGATGCGCTGTTCGAAAAGGTCGTCTGGTTAGACCAGTTGCCGAAAAAACCGATGGAAGGCGTCATCATCGCCAACGAGGTACTGGATGCCATG
This window harbors:
- a CDS encoding ABC transporter substrate-binding protein yields the protein MALVPTYAFSDTLRIATDEWCPYDCIPSQNQGKVGYLGDLLVETMKERGHQVEFVEVSYSRGLQLVREGKLDGTMACFREEAPDFVFPDFPLGKSNSTFFSHKDASWRYTGTDSLKQAKMIGIIKGYDYVDPTVMDYINQNPENVLAITGEKPLERLLEMLINGRLTAVIEDKSVLEYKAKQMGKSDQVKVSGTTSAVIDVYSSFSPKNPKSEEYAKILSEETLKMRKNGRLQELLQRYGIQDWQAQ
- the rpoD gene encoding RNA polymerase sigma factor RpoD, whose translation is MTRVERKQQLIDLIERAKDLGYLTFSDVNDVLPDDIEEDQLGQVLTILRDFGIQLFESAPDADELLTKEGETFDDAAAEAAILALAEVDAEFGRTTDPVRMYMREMGSVELLTRQGEVEIAKRIEYGIRDMLEAMAKYPMVASDLLKSFSRIEEGEGKTADLIQGFVRPSDLVDIPIEELSPDNDSTEPKEDGINQEELDEFLKNLEKLNTQTLKIEAEKGYSDPKAVKQRAKVVELLASVKLSPVFVNRTIKTIKMKIAGIREQERNVVNAAMRQAGVPRKSFLKEFVGSETDYELIDRLKEAHPDKADALEAVRSEVKRAQKRLAMIEKSEKMPISEFKSIYKDLSKAESQARVAKREMIEANLRLVISIAKKYTNRGLQFLDLIQEGNIGLMKAVEKFEYRRGYKFSTYATWWIRQAITRSIADQARTIRIPVHMIETINKLNRIQRQLLQKMGREPTPEELAEEMEMPEDKVRKVMKIAKEPISMETPVGDDEDSSLGDFIEDSNILSPQDSADLEGMGETVREMLSTLTPREAKVLRMRFGLGMNTDHTLEEVGKQFDVTRERIRQIEAKALRKLRHPSRAERLKSFLD
- the dnaG gene encoding DNA primase; translation: MVGKSPKGSIPRSFIEDLLARSDIVQVINQRVPLKKAGSTYKACCPFHDEKTPSFNVNPHKQFYHCFGCGASGDAIKFLTEYDGLTFVEAVETLAAMNGMEVPREKLSPKEAKQQQATRDLYDVMHSVTKFYRQQLKNHPASEEAKQYLKQRGLTSDIAKTFVIGFAPPGWDSLVSGLKADNTLKKQLVETGMLVQKDDGKTYDRFRHRIMFPIRDGRGRVVAFGGRVLTPEDQPKYLNSPETPIFHKTYTLYGLYEMRQSRENPDHILVVEGYMDVVALAQFGIRNAVATLGTAITAEHLDILFRQVNEVVFCFDGDEAGKKAAWKALELALPNMVGTRSVRFLFLDQGEDPDSTVRQEGVDGFKARVKQSMTLSDFLFKGLIGRLGLPLSSAEGQQQLIALAKPYIVSAPDAMPDLLTKILSDYVEMPVWRLGQVMGIRVSSTAKKPPKQPEKPVSLKATSVVLKLIRLLLARPSWGGVFSEPLIADLKRSDNAEYRFLAQLVQVLQANNYVPEAVTAWLGEAPRERVLKQVNGIEVQNDDTFIENEFKAIVLRIGTELQKEREKKALTEKLMGKND
- a CDS encoding GatB/YqeY domain-containing protein, coding for MSELKATLTSAMKEAMKAKEKERLAVIRSMLAAIKQVEVDKQTTLEDDADVLPILDKMLKQRRDSHQQYVDADRPELAEQEAFEMTVIQDFLPQALTEAEIAQMIDEAIAEVSASSMQDMGKVMGLLKPKMQGRADMAEVSKLIKSKLG
- the rpsU gene encoding 30S ribosomal protein S21, encoding MPSVKVRDTEPFDVALRRFKRACEKAGVLTESRKREFYEKPTWARKRMKAAAVKRLAKRLSRENRRTTRMY
- the tsaD gene encoding tRNA (adenosine(37)-N6)-threonylcarbamoyltransferase complex transferase subunit TsaD — protein: MQTTNTDTPSLTLGIETSCDETGIALYHSEKGLLAHSLYSQVKLHAEYGGVVPELASRDHVRKIIPLVRETLDKAQTQPSDITGIAYTRGPGLMGALLSGAAVARSLAFAWQLPAVGVHHMEGHLLAPMLEDTQPEFPFICLLVSGGHSMIIRVDGIGRYRLLGDTLDDAAGEAFDKTAKMLGLGYPGGPEVSKRALQGISDRYKFPRPMVDRPGLDMSFSGLKTYTLNTWLKAKDENDATEQTQADICRAFEMAVADTLRIKCKRALEQEGLNRLVVSGGVSANREIREQLTALMDKRRGEVFFPRLEFCTDNGAMIAYAGSKRLAAGQSDDLNFACQPRWDLESLPPIDRLSD
- the plsY gene encoding glycerol-3-phosphate 1-O-acyltransferase PlsY, with protein sequence MQWLALLAAYGLGSISSAIIVCRLMGLGDPRQDGSGNPGATNVKRLYGSKPAAVTLLGDILKGFVPVALANYAGWPPSLVILIGFASFIGHLYPVFFGFRGGKGVATMLGVMFGLSLPIGIAVAGTWLFVAKVLKVSSLSALIATALAPMYIYFLSDAEMSWVGVTTLMTLILFWRHRSNIQRLLKGEEDLIKKTPKSD
- the folB gene encoding dihydroneopterin aldolase; translated protein: MTQDTIFIQGLKTQAVIGVYDWEKQFKQPLIFDLALATDLRVAAQSDQLADTVNYKAISDEIIELVAASRFELIESLAEAVCQHIFDHHAGVSAIELTLHKPNAVIETDSVGLKIHRQR
- a CDS encoding FliG C-terminal domain-containing protein gives rise to the protein MDITAKRDHDGQYILEMGPVFFELPLESLELLHKLVGERLGGQASADMDGLNKKLNAYRALASKLVSMDDRVLQKLATEVTPEQLVTMVRLADGERLFHKVIRNLSRQNGQQFQQDYHDLNKITVHQASLYMEQAVPMIRQAAQEQKALMGQG
- a CDS encoding FliG C-terminal domain-containing protein gives rise to the protein MKLGIKKVHENEWLVHIGYASIRLDRFSVELLNITLEHLVALEHGQTHSTLTSYIKLGCRIRELDDAGVQLLVRGVDNQDLLKLMLVAQDETLNEVVLRNVGGILAKQLKADMANPAPPNNDEAKAAIKRVVEKMFELECQGKIEFFDQNTQYI